aattattattagtagCACCATGGccattttataaaattatggaaataaattacaaaaaaaaaaaataaataaataaataaatgaataaattaatggAGGATACATCGTTTCTTTCTCCAATCACGATTACCCGATTCATTGGTATTACGTTTATTGATGCTGtcgcacgattttttttttttttttttgcatgtaattgaaaattcattattcatttaaaaaaaaactcacggAATTAACGCTTTGCTATCAATTTCCGACAGTTAATAGCATTGCGCAATATGTAAATTGCGTACGTATTTTtatgtcgaaaaaaagaaacagattcAGCACAAGATACAAAATATtacgtttcgaaatttttgaaagcaTTATTTAGTATCTACGTTTTTTGTGAGCctcgtttttcaattattattgtatcaTACGAAGATTTGAATACACAGaacaatatataaaaataaaaaaacaattcaaaaagCAAACTGTTACTCGGCAATGTGCCAAAATTACCTTCTCCTTATACTCGTATAAACATACATTCATTCTAAAGATGTCGATTGCAATCTTTCCAAACGATGTATGTAAAAATACAATCCATCACGCGCAGACACCGAAACACTGTATAAGAATAATTGTATTCAAATATCGGACGATTTTAATGTACAAAGCAAATATATCTCATTTGGCGTAGCTACAtgattatacaatatttctgTACAAAATTTAATACACACGTACAGGATAGACGCgctataattatatatataacaatatgtgtatttaataatatagatttgaaaattttcccggttcattttttacgttCTCCGttgttgtcgttttttttttttttttccatctttctgGAAATAGAATTATTCCGAATGCGGataatgttttatttatcaaataaGATATATCGCACGTCGTTCCActtcaataataacaatacacAAGCGTTTCATTAATAATCcctattattatatacgttatatccacaacaataattaaaaactcttctttttaaatcattaTATTAAAACACTTCGACATTTAAAATCTAGACGTATTAAAATCATTCTCGTCTCTcctttatatgtataatatatgacCGACCAggttaatatatatatatatatatatatatatatatatatatatatatatcacgataaaatttgcaaatcaactatatataatttttcgcCACGATTCTACCTTGCATTTTAATACATGCGCGATTTGCCAtcccgtttttattttttttccgtttcccTTCTTTAAattcatcgtttcttttcaattttcttgcaactaCGGTTCGAAATGTACGCGGCAGTCGTTCGGTTTAATCTACTTCCTGAGCGAGATCCAAAGGATCATCTTCTTGCAGCATCTCCTCCTGCAAATCGTCTGCGAGAATTAGAGCGCCACCTTCCGCTATTCCGTCAATTGCTCCGTCGATGATCAAGCGCCCTGGAGGACCGGGCATGAAACCGGCTTCTTGATCGCCTGGCACCGCCGGATACATTTCCCCGGGTCCTTCACCCCCTTGGTCAGGTTTCACAGGATTCTTTGCCATCGCCTGACCTGGTTTCGCGAACAAACTCAGGACGGTTAAAAATCCACTCTCAGCTTTTCcgattttttatctcaagtTAAGGGGTTATAtcttcgagtttttttttcaaaatttcattctcgTAATGGTACATACATTCAAGTATATGCATAGAAAATTTCAGTGCTACCCcaatacgtatataaatttttataataataataaccccttaaacgaaacgaaaaaaaaaaaaaaagaagctatcgacgaattttttatccaatcgCCGACCTTGTCCTAGGTTTCGAGCCTTGCTCAGGTACGAATATTCCCGGGCATTCACAAGACCGGCGATCACGCAGGCGCTCAAAGCACTTCGATTCAAATTCATTGGCGAAGCGTCGTACCATTCGTTGCTCTCAGAGTCGTAACACTCGACGTAAGCGATCGTCGTTGATCCTGAAATGGCACCTGCTTGCTTATTTCGAATGTTTATAAAATCACCAAATCCTTTCATCGGGATGAAAATCATGAAAACACTTCGAGGAGCGAATGTCgaatgatgacgatgatgatgattttaCGCGATAAGCCTTGCAATGATTTACCATTAAAACCGCCGATGACGAATATCATGTCGTCAAGAATAACCGTGGCGAAGTTGCTTCGCGGACTGAACATCTCCGTCACTTCGTGCCAATCTGACGAATGATTTGGATTGTATCGTTCGCCTGCCAGGAGCACAACAACCACACGTTTATCAGAATATCAGAAATATCTCCAGTGTTTCTCGGTAGTTTAGAATTCATCATGGTCAGGTTCGGGATATATTGCAAAATTATGACGCAAACGGCTCGTTACACACCTCAACCCAATCTCATAACATGACGAAAATGACGAGTAATATCGACCTGAACTAAGACGCGTGAATCCGTTGAATCCACCGAGGGCGTAAAGATTATCGCGAAAAGCGACGAGGGAAACACCGGAACGAGGACTTGTCATGGAATGAATGAAGCTCCATTGGCTGGTCTCGACGTCGAATACTTCAGCTGAGCTCAGGACTTCCTGTCCGTTAAATCCACCAACGATATAAATTTTGTCTTGAAGTGCAGCAGCGCTTGCGTCGGAACGCTGACGATGCATCGATGGTATCATTTCCCACTGATTTCTATGCGGTTCGTAACGTTCACCGGAACTCATTCGTGTCCTACCGTTGTAGCCTCCCAAGGCGTATATCTTTCCCCCTGTAAGTATCGggttccaattttttatttttttggtgaTTCGCTTGCTAGTCGAGTCTGTCACTCGAGTATCGCTACATACACTTATGCGCACGTGTTGCACCTGCTATACGAACATTACCGTTATTCAGACTTTCCCAACGGAGAccgcaaaattcgatttctaACTAGCACATTCCCACACTAGTGCGGAAATTTACTATTTTGCGCATTCATTTCGCTacgcaaaatcgaattttgcgcACTCGGTTGGGAAAAGGATTTTTTCCGTCATCGGATGCTGGTGCGCCTGAATCCCAATATAATAATCGCTGATTTTTGAACGAAGGAATTTAGCTTCGTCTACCGAGGCTTCCGGTCTCACCGTGTGTGCATACGCTGACGTAACATCGTGCGTGATACATGCAGGCTCGTTCTCTCCACTCCTTTGTTACCGGGTCGTAACACCGCACGGTGTTGAAATGCTCGTTACCGTCGAAACCCCCGATCATATATATCACGTTGTTCAACGTACAAAGACCGTGGTAAGCTCGCGGTGTTACGTCAGTGTTCACGGAGAGGAACCATCTGTCGGCCCTGTTGTCAAAATATCGAATCTTTACTTTTCTGCACAAGTTATGTAACGAAACAAGCGGCGATATCTAGCTTTTCGTTTATATTCTAGATTAAAACTCGACCGATTTAAAAATGCAGTTGAACTCCggtctcttcttctttcaaacgaggctgaagttactAACGTTCACGAAACGTAACGTTCGGGGAAAAATTCACTACTTGGCAATTTTATAACGACTTTAAAGTAAtcgagtttttcaaaatatgaatacgTTTTGCTTTATTGCGGTTTAGCGCATTTCAGAGATTTCTAAAATTGCGGAATCACGATTTTCAGCCTCGCTCTTTCAAACGGTTTCACTAATTCTCGAAGATCGTTGAGAATCGAAATACaatttgttattaaaaaaaaagatgaacgTTGAGGATGTCAGGTATAAGATAGGCGAGACATGTGAATGCATAGGTGTACCTACCTACTTACCTCGTGTCATAAGTTTCGACAAAACTGGTCGGTGAGCCGGCGCTCCAACCGCCAATGGCGAAAAGAATTTCGTAAGGTATTCGGGGGCGAGCTAgaggattttttaaatcggCTTCTCCCCCCTGCCGAGAGTCTTGTTCGGCGAGAAATACGCTCGCGGGAAAGAGTGACTGCTGACATTCCTTGATAATGATATTCGGGAGAAGAGTGAACCATTAACCACGTAGTTACACAAGACGAAGAGAGTCTGTTACATGAATAATTGAGAAGAAGAACGATTGCCGGTCACGTACTTTGTCCTCTTCGACGAATCTCCATCTCATGATGTTggtgttgaaatatttgaaactcATGAGTCCGAATCTAATGCATTTGAAGAGTCCCGGTATCGCGGACCTTCTCTCATCCGGTTTCGACTCGACCCAGTTTTTTATCGCCTCGAATACGAGCTCCTCGTTTCTGACGTTGAGCTCGT
This region of Neodiprion fabricii isolate iyNeoFabr1 chromosome 7, iyNeoFabr1.1, whole genome shotgun sequence genomic DNA includes:
- the LOC124186118 gene encoding kelch-like protein 10, translated to MESRMKSRKLMRNRTSRASVSGTRHKQCKKKQVVKPRKCVCLPSNYALVEFPVVWSELRANQQLCDGAIRCARDQLFPVHRAILSAVSPYFKALFTNSLKGGRSDTTEVVISCVPGEIFGLILDYAYTGTCTVTAENVEQLLPLADQFEVLGVIQLCCLFLLQELRPENCLGIFKFARHYFCRDLEEKGRKYIRHHFKQILQESSEFKDLSCEELEAILQDDELNVRNEELVFEAIKNWVESKPDERRSAIPGLFKCIRFGLMSFKYFNTNIMRWRFVEEDKECQQSLFPASVFLAEQDSRQGGEADLKNPLARPRIPYEILFAIGGWSAGSPTSFVETYDTRADRWFLSVNTDVTPRAYHGLCTLNNVIYMIGGFDGNEHFNTVRCYDPVTKEWRERACMYHARCYVSVCTHGGKIYALGGYNGRTRMSSGERYEPHRNQWEMIPSMHRQRSDASAAALQDKIYIVGGFNGQEVLSSAEVFDVETSQWSFIHSMTSPRSGVSLVAFRDNLYALGGFNGFTRLSSGERYNPNHSSDWHEVTEMFSPRSNFATVILDDMIFVIGGFNGSTTIAYVECYDSESNEWYDASPMNLNRSALSACVIAGLVNAREYSYLSKARNLGQGQAMAKNPVKPDQGGEGPGEMYPAVPGDQEAGFMPGPPGRLIIDGAIDGIAEGGALILADDLQEEMLQEDDPLDLAQEVD